A single window of Jiangella alkaliphila DNA harbors:
- a CDS encoding peptidoglycan-binding protein, with amino-acid sequence MTATLDHQDDLDAELDRPRRGRTRLLWLTLGVIGVAGAGGAYWYTTQEDGGEPADAATGPAATAEVVRDTIAATETWSGTLGHGDALGIPAAQGTLTRVAAADTEVTRGTELFRLDERPVTALLGVIPMYRDLGPGDEGIDVEQLEANLAALGYEGFTADDEYTDNTAEAVEEWQEDIGATETGTVTKSDVVFLPEGGRVGTVYGDLGAPVTPGSPVLDITGTDQVATLEVDVADRDLLAVGTAVTVVLPGGTETTGTVTAATVVESAPTAGAPGEEEEPSAEDAVVEVEVALAEPVDAALVGSPVDVVRPVDERADVLVVPVTALLAVSGGGYGLELVGADGSTSVVPVELGLFADGRVEVTGDGIAEGDVVGVAGR; translated from the coding sequence GTGACCGCGACGCTCGACCACCAGGACGATCTCGACGCGGAGTTGGACCGGCCGCGCCGGGGCCGCACCCGGCTGCTCTGGCTGACGCTCGGCGTCATCGGCGTGGCCGGAGCCGGCGGCGCGTACTGGTACACGACCCAGGAGGACGGCGGCGAGCCGGCCGACGCGGCCACCGGGCCGGCCGCGACCGCTGAGGTGGTGCGCGACACGATCGCCGCCACCGAGACGTGGTCGGGCACGCTCGGCCACGGCGACGCGCTCGGCATCCCGGCCGCCCAGGGCACGCTCACGCGGGTCGCGGCGGCCGACACCGAGGTCACTCGCGGCACCGAGCTGTTCCGGCTGGACGAACGGCCGGTGACCGCGTTGCTGGGCGTGATCCCGATGTACCGCGACCTCGGTCCGGGCGACGAGGGCATCGACGTCGAGCAGTTGGAGGCCAACCTGGCCGCCCTCGGGTACGAGGGGTTCACCGCCGACGACGAGTACACCGACAACACCGCCGAGGCGGTCGAGGAGTGGCAGGAGGACATCGGCGCGACCGAGACCGGCACCGTCACCAAGTCCGACGTCGTGTTCCTGCCCGAGGGCGGCCGGGTCGGGACGGTGTACGGGGACCTCGGCGCCCCGGTCACCCCGGGGTCGCCGGTGCTCGACATCACCGGCACCGACCAGGTGGCGACGCTGGAGGTGGACGTCGCCGACCGCGACCTGCTCGCCGTCGGCACCGCCGTCACCGTCGTCCTGCCGGGCGGCACCGAGACGACCGGGACGGTGACCGCGGCGACGGTGGTGGAGTCGGCCCCGACGGCCGGCGCGCCCGGCGAGGAGGAGGAGCCGAGCGCCGAGGACGCCGTCGTCGAGGTCGAGGTGGCGCTGGCCGAGCCGGTGGACGCCGCGCTGGTCGGCTCGCCGGTCGACGTGGTGCGGCCGGTGGACGAGCGGGCGGACGTGCTGGTGGTGCCGGTGACGGCGCTGCTGGCGGTGTCCGGCGGCGGTTACGGCCTGGAGCTGGTCGGCGCCGACGGCTCGACGTCGGTCGTCCCGGTCGAGCTGGGGCTGTTCGCCGACGGCCGGGTCGAGGTGACCGGCGACGGCATCGCCGAGGGCGACGTCGTGGGGGTGGCCGGGCGATGA
- a CDS encoding carboxypeptidase regulatory-like domain-containing protein has translation MRRGVGRVAAAAAVATALTLAAVGTAHAEASYGEIALTGSGGDYSGTVTLPPGFPSVTFTSDSRAAASVPSGASNWLPAATPWGEVFGSSQNQQYLNLRPAADSAGSPSTTTYVFDTPTPAGGWGFALGDIDSDLAVVTATDADGEPVSGTDLGFEDVFNYCDASPRPSGVCSSGPPAGGTGFDLPTSAVGASDVTLTGNGPDTGGAAGWFQPTVALSSLTVEFEWQTGFPVYHTWFATQLRAVAGTVTLDGTTPQAGVEITLTGPSGEVVATTTTGDDGSYAFDGIAPGEYEVTMTVPDGLTAAGPEELPADVVAENATGVDFDLTADEPEPEVFEVPGTVTDPQGEPIPDADVVLETPDGDVVAETTTDEDGDFVLPDVPAGDYELIITPPGGAPTEIPVTVPVEEPLEITADPTPTPTPTPTPTSSPTSSPSPTSSPSPTSSPSPTSSPTGEPSPTPSASPTEEPGEDLPDTGAGAGPAAIAVLLAAAGVGVLALRRRVTE, from the coding sequence ATGCGACGCGGGGTGGGAAGGGTCGCGGCTGCCGCGGCAGTGGCGACGGCGCTGACGCTGGCGGCCGTCGGGACGGCGCACGCGGAGGCGTCCTACGGCGAGATCGCGCTGACCGGGAGCGGCGGCGACTACTCCGGCACGGTGACGCTGCCGCCAGGGTTCCCGTCGGTGACGTTCACCAGCGACTCGCGTGCCGCGGCATCGGTGCCCAGCGGCGCGTCGAACTGGCTCCCGGCGGCGACGCCGTGGGGCGAGGTGTTCGGCTCCAGCCAGAACCAGCAGTACCTCAACCTGCGCCCCGCCGCCGACTCCGCCGGCTCGCCGTCGACCACCACGTACGTGTTCGACACGCCCACGCCGGCCGGCGGCTGGGGCTTCGCGCTCGGCGACATCGACTCCGACCTCGCCGTCGTGACCGCGACGGACGCCGACGGCGAGCCCGTCTCCGGGACGGACCTCGGCTTCGAGGACGTCTTCAACTACTGCGACGCGTCGCCGCGGCCGAGCGGCGTGTGCTCGTCCGGCCCGCCCGCCGGCGGCACCGGCTTCGACCTGCCGACGTCCGCCGTCGGCGCCTCGGACGTGACGCTGACCGGCAACGGCCCGGACACCGGCGGCGCGGCCGGCTGGTTCCAGCCGACGGTGGCGCTGTCGTCGCTGACGGTCGAGTTCGAGTGGCAGACCGGCTTCCCCGTCTACCACACCTGGTTCGCGACGCAGCTGCGCGCCGTCGCCGGCACCGTCACGCTGGACGGGACGACGCCGCAGGCCGGGGTGGAGATCACGCTGACCGGCCCGTCCGGCGAGGTCGTCGCGACCACCACGACCGGCGACGACGGCAGCTACGCGTTCGACGGCATCGCGCCGGGCGAGTACGAGGTCACCATGACGGTGCCGGACGGCCTGACCGCCGCCGGCCCGGAGGAGCTGCCCGCCGACGTCGTCGCCGAGAACGCGACCGGCGTCGACTTCGACCTCACCGCCGACGAGCCGGAGCCCGAGGTGTTCGAGGTGCCCGGCACGGTCACCGACCCCCAGGGCGAGCCGATCCCGGACGCCGACGTCGTGCTGGAGACCCCCGACGGCGACGTGGTGGCCGAGACCACCACCGACGAGGACGGCGACTTCGTGCTGCCCGACGTCCCGGCCGGCGACTACGAGCTGATCATCACGCCGCCGGGTGGTGCGCCGACCGAGATCCCGGTGACCGTACCGGTCGAGGAGCCGCTGGAGATCACGGCCGACCCGACGCCGACGCCGACGCCCACGCCGACCCCGACGTCCTCGCCCACCTCGTCGCCGTCGCCCACCTCGTCGCCGTCGCCCACCTCGTCGCCGTCGCCCACCTCGTCGCCCACCGGGGAGCCGAGCCCGACGCCGTCCGCGTCGCCCACCGAGGAGCCGGGCGAGGACCTGCCCGACACCGGCGCCGGGGCCGGACCGGCGGCGATCGCCGTCCTGCTCGCCGCCGCTGGTGTGGGGGTCCTGGCGCTGCGCCGCCGCGTCACGGAGTGA
- a CDS encoding Y-family DNA polymerase: MGATSSDPPPRLGVIDAEPEALVALPSEGDQFVRALPGGPLLHVDVDAFFAAVEQRDDPALRGIPMAAGEVVIACASYEARDWGVHAGMSVAEAVAVCPRLRVVPLRSDAYTAASAALFAVFGRFAASVEAGSMEEAFLDTRATPWATIDQLAAVVQRSVWQETGLPVTVGAGRTKLMAKLASRSVRPRGLRVIQPAEERYLRPALTIEELWGVGEVTRERLRQHNIRTVGDLAVVHPEHLRDIAGTLMARRLAAIANGNDDATVRPERPRRSYSVQRVVPRGAGIDVEGLTAELAGRLRDGGFTCTIVTVGLKYANRLEHRDRTRLAEPTADAGRLAAAVHALLPADGVRVEKAGITVTGLHPADAAVQLTLDMGVA; the protein is encoded by the coding sequence GTGGGTGCGACGTCGTCAGACCCTCCGCCTAGGCTTGGAGTCATCGATGCCGAGCCTGAGGCCCTCGTCGCGCTGCCGAGCGAGGGAGATCAGTTCGTCCGGGCGCTCCCGGGCGGACCGCTGCTGCACGTCGACGTCGACGCGTTCTTCGCGGCCGTCGAGCAGCGAGACGATCCGGCCCTGCGCGGCATCCCGATGGCCGCCGGCGAGGTCGTCATCGCGTGCGCGAGCTACGAGGCGCGCGACTGGGGCGTCCACGCCGGCATGTCCGTGGCCGAAGCGGTCGCCGTGTGCCCGCGGCTGCGCGTCGTCCCGTTGCGGTCCGACGCCTACACCGCGGCCAGCGCCGCGTTGTTCGCCGTGTTCGGCCGGTTCGCCGCCAGCGTCGAGGCCGGCTCGATGGAGGAGGCATTCCTCGACACCCGGGCCACCCCGTGGGCGACGATCGACCAACTGGCCGCGGTCGTGCAGCGGTCGGTCTGGCAGGAGACCGGGCTGCCGGTGACGGTCGGTGCCGGGCGGACGAAGCTGATGGCGAAGCTCGCGTCGCGGTCCGTGAGGCCCCGCGGCCTGCGCGTCATCCAGCCGGCCGAGGAACGCTACCTCCGCCCCGCCCTGACGATCGAAGAGCTGTGGGGCGTGGGTGAGGTGACCCGCGAACGGCTGCGGCAGCACAACATCCGCACCGTCGGCGACCTCGCCGTGGTGCATCCCGAGCATCTGCGCGACATCGCCGGCACGCTGATGGCGCGCCGGCTCGCCGCCATCGCCAACGGCAACGACGACGCCACCGTGCGGCCGGAACGACCCCGCCGCTCCTACAGCGTCCAGCGGGTCGTACCGCGCGGCGCCGGCATCGACGTCGAGGGACTGACGGCCGAGCTGGCCGGCCGGCTGCGCGACGGCGGGTTCACCTGCACCATCGTCACCGTCGGGTTGAAGTACGCGAACCGGCTCGAGCACCGCGACCGCACCCGGCTGGCCGAGCCCACCGCCGACGCCGGCAGGCTGGCGGCGGCGGTCCACGCGCTGCTGCCGGCCGACGGCGTGCGCGTCGAGAAGGCCGGCATCACGGTGACCGGCCTGCACCCAGCCGACGCCGCCGTGCAGCTGACGCTCGACATGGGCGTCGCGTAG
- a CDS encoding ABC transporter ATP-binding protein, which produces MTVSTAEPVIRLRDVHRRYPGRPPVRALDGVTLSVAPGELVAIVGPSGSGKSTLLNILGTLDRADAGEVHIDGRDVGSLSDKQLSALRAHRIGFVFQQFFLSPGVSALDNVADGLLYTGLSLRERRRRSARTLARVGLADRTHHKPNELSGGQRQRVAVARALVGRPSFLLADEPTGALDSASGAAVLKLLHELHDGGTTVVVITHDHGVAAELPRQVHILDGRIESDETTTYPAWQRDGRTELV; this is translated from the coding sequence ATGACCGTCTCGACGGCGGAGCCGGTGATCCGGCTCCGCGACGTCCACCGCCGCTACCCCGGCCGGCCACCGGTGCGGGCGCTCGACGGGGTCACCCTCAGCGTCGCGCCCGGCGAGCTGGTCGCGATCGTCGGGCCGTCGGGGTCGGGCAAGTCCACGCTGCTCAACATCCTGGGCACGCTGGACCGGGCCGACGCCGGCGAGGTGCACATCGACGGCCGCGACGTCGGCTCGCTGTCGGACAAGCAGCTGTCGGCGCTGCGGGCGCACCGGATCGGCTTCGTGTTCCAGCAGTTCTTCCTCTCCCCCGGGGTGAGCGCGCTGGACAACGTCGCCGACGGGCTGCTGTACACCGGGCTGTCGCTGCGCGAGCGGCGGCGCCGGTCGGCCCGGACGCTGGCCCGGGTGGGGCTGGCCGACCGCACCCACCACAAGCCGAACGAGCTGTCCGGCGGGCAGCGGCAACGGGTCGCGGTCGCCCGGGCACTGGTCGGTCGGCCGTCGTTCCTGCTGGCCGACGAGCCGACCGGCGCGCTGGACTCCGCGTCCGGCGCGGCGGTGCTCAAGCTGCTGCACGAACTGCACGACGGCGGCACCACCGTCGTCGTCATCACCCACGACCACGGGGTGGCGGCCGAGCTGCCGCGTCAGGTGCACATCCTGGACGGGCGGATCGAGTCCGACGAAACGACGACCTACCCAGCGTGGCAGCGCGACGGCAGAACGGAGCTCGTGTGA
- a CDS encoding AEC family transporter: MTSVVTGFAVIVSIIAIGYLLGRTELLGPAGPMVLTRLAFWVASPALMFHTVAEADLGVIVAQPLIATGGSVVVVMAAFALIGWWRRWDVSYTALGVLCSGLVNAGNLGIPIAAYVLGDASLVAPILLMQSIVIVPVALTVLDLAGRAASMPVWRRFLTPLQSPITVASLAGVVVAATGVTVPEPLMEPFVLVGAISIPSVLMVFGISLRGSSLPGRGPDGGPMALAVGLKTLVHPAVAYGLGLALDLSSAELLAVVVLSALPTAQNALTFALRYGHAQVLVREAILVTTVLSLPVLVVVAALLK; the protein is encoded by the coding sequence ATGACCAGCGTCGTCACCGGATTCGCCGTCATCGTCTCGATCATCGCCATCGGCTACCTCCTGGGCCGGACGGAGCTGCTCGGCCCGGCCGGCCCCATGGTGCTGACGCGGCTGGCGTTCTGGGTGGCCAGCCCGGCGCTGATGTTCCACACCGTCGCCGAGGCCGACCTCGGCGTGATCGTCGCCCAGCCGCTGATCGCGACCGGCGGCAGCGTCGTCGTCGTGATGGCGGCCTTCGCGCTGATCGGCTGGTGGCGGCGGTGGGACGTCTCGTACACCGCGCTGGGCGTGTTGTGCTCGGGTCTGGTGAACGCGGGCAACCTCGGCATCCCGATCGCCGCCTACGTCCTCGGCGACGCGTCGCTGGTGGCGCCGATCCTGCTGATGCAGAGCATCGTCATCGTCCCGGTGGCGCTGACGGTCCTGGACCTCGCCGGCCGCGCCGCGTCGATGCCGGTGTGGCGACGGTTCCTCACGCCGCTGCAGAGCCCGATCACGGTCGCCTCGCTGGCCGGTGTCGTCGTGGCCGCGACCGGCGTCACCGTGCCCGAACCCTTGATGGAGCCGTTCGTGCTGGTCGGCGCGATCTCGATCCCGTCGGTGCTGATGGTGTTCGGCATCTCGCTGCGCGGCAGCAGCCTGCCGGGACGGGGTCCGGACGGCGGGCCGATGGCGCTGGCGGTCGGTCTGAAGACGCTGGTGCATCCGGCGGTGGCGTACGGGCTCGGCCTGGCGCTGGACCTGTCGTCGGCCGAGCTCCTCGCGGTGGTCGTGCTGTCCGCGTTGCCGACGGCGCAGAACGCGCTGACGTTCGCGCTGCGGTACGGGCATGCGCAGGTGCTGGTGCGGGAGGCGATCCTGGTGACGACCGTGTTGTCGTTGCCGGTGCTGGTGGTCGTGGCGGCGCTGCTCAAGTAG
- a CDS encoding HAMP domain-containing sensor histidine kinase, which translates to MTLRARLALLTSAAVALAVVAASITAWLLIRTSLLDEIDQRLLARVPDLEQIQQQASELPEGTRRSGLFLANDPLGVQTITPDGQVEPGLPPGNEATALVLDEEEQRMVDGEIDGPLLRNLEIDGADHRVMTAALSGGDGFNGAVRLVQQLEGVENTLTRIAWLLAGITGVGVAAAAALGWTTARTGLRPIDKLVDAAEQVATTKDLAHRIDPPGNSRDEVARLAGSVNAMLAALDDARTQQRQLIEDAGHELRTPLTTLRNDLGVLLRSEQHSDRRLEPSDRAGLLRDLEDEAAALSVMVGEIVELARGGTEPEPPLETDLRALVERAVARTRRVDPAVSVAVAGRPFEAVVRPGVLERAVANLVRNAVQVSPPGGVVDVLLDETGAGARIRVLDRGPGIAAPDLPRIFDRFYRGQAARERHGSGLGLAIVAQAAELHGGSVTAGRRKGGGAAFTLRLPLPDAEPAILSPLLDRP; encoded by the coding sequence GTGACTCTCCGAGCGCGGCTGGCGCTGCTGACGTCGGCCGCCGTGGCGCTGGCGGTGGTCGCGGCCTCCATCACCGCCTGGCTGCTGATCCGCACCAGCCTGCTGGACGAGATCGACCAGCGGCTGCTCGCCCGCGTCCCCGACCTCGAACAGATCCAGCAGCAGGCCAGCGAGCTCCCCGAGGGAACGCGACGCTCCGGCCTGTTCCTCGCGAACGACCCACTCGGCGTCCAGACCATCACGCCGGACGGCCAGGTGGAACCGGGCCTCCCACCGGGCAACGAGGCCACGGCGCTCGTGCTCGACGAGGAGGAGCAGCGGATGGTCGACGGCGAGATCGACGGCCCGCTGCTGCGCAACCTGGAGATCGACGGCGCCGATCACCGGGTGATGACCGCCGCGCTGTCCGGCGGCGACGGGTTCAACGGAGCGGTGCGGCTGGTCCAGCAGCTGGAAGGCGTGGAGAACACACTGACGCGGATCGCCTGGCTGCTGGCCGGCATCACCGGCGTCGGGGTGGCCGCGGCGGCCGCGCTGGGCTGGACCACGGCCCGCACCGGGCTGCGTCCGATCGACAAGCTGGTGGACGCCGCCGAGCAGGTCGCGACGACCAAGGACCTCGCGCACCGCATCGACCCGCCCGGCAACTCCCGCGACGAGGTCGCCCGGCTGGCCGGCTCCGTGAACGCGATGCTGGCCGCCCTGGACGACGCCCGCACCCAGCAGCGGCAGCTGATCGAGGACGCCGGCCACGAACTGCGCACCCCACTGACCACGCTGCGCAACGACCTCGGCGTCCTGCTGCGCAGCGAGCAGCACTCGGACCGCCGGCTGGAGCCATCCGACCGGGCCGGCCTGCTGCGCGACCTGGAGGACGAGGCTGCGGCGCTGTCGGTGATGGTCGGCGAGATCGTCGAGCTGGCCCGCGGCGGCACCGAGCCCGAACCACCCTTGGAGACGGACCTGCGCGCGCTGGTCGAGCGTGCCGTCGCCCGCACCCGCCGGGTCGACCCCGCCGTCTCCGTCGCCGTCGCGGGCCGCCCGTTCGAGGCGGTCGTGCGCCCGGGCGTGCTGGAGCGGGCCGTCGCCAACCTCGTCCGCAACGCCGTCCAGGTCAGCCCGCCCGGCGGCGTCGTCGACGTGCTGCTGGACGAGACCGGCGCGGGCGCCCGCATCCGCGTCCTCGACCGCGGGCCGGGCATCGCCGCACCCGACCTGCCGCGGATCTTCGACCGGTTCTACCGCGGCCAGGCCGCCCGCGAGCGGCACGGCTCCGGCCTCGGGCTGGCCATCGTCGCGCAGGCCGCGGAGCTGCACGGCGGCTCCGTCACGGCCGGACGGCGCAAGGGCGGCGGCGCCGCGTTCACCCTGCGGCTGCCGCTGCCCGACGCCGAGCCGGCGATTCTCAGCCCGCTCTTAGATCGGCCCTAA
- a CDS encoding DUF4389 domain-containing protein yields the protein MQEYQPYEPPSYPVTFSVDYPDRPLNRVTTFFRLFVAIPILIVLGSVAGGTWQWSYEQGEAAAAGAGGLLFFGPLLLILFRQKYPRWWFDWNLELQRFANRVACYLALMDDHYPSTDEQQSVRLDYRYPDVPTELNRWLPLVKWLLAIPHYIVLFFLHIGLIVAVVIAWFAVLFTGRYPRGLFDFVEGVIRWQNRVAGYAFTLVTDTYPPFRLSA from the coding sequence ATGCAGGAGTACCAGCCGTACGAGCCACCTTCGTATCCCGTCACGTTCTCCGTCGACTACCCGGACCGGCCGTTGAACCGCGTCACGACGTTCTTCCGCCTGTTCGTCGCGATCCCGATCCTCATCGTGCTGGGCAGCGTGGCGGGCGGCACCTGGCAGTGGAGCTACGAACAGGGCGAGGCGGCGGCCGCGGGCGCCGGCGGGCTGCTGTTCTTCGGCCCGCTGCTGTTGATCCTCTTCCGGCAGAAGTACCCGCGCTGGTGGTTCGACTGGAACCTCGAGCTGCAGCGGTTCGCCAACCGGGTCGCGTGCTACCTCGCGCTGATGGACGACCACTACCCGTCCACCGACGAGCAGCAGTCGGTCCGCCTGGACTATCGCTACCCGGACGTGCCCACCGAGCTCAACCGGTGGCTGCCGCTGGTGAAGTGGCTGCTGGCCATTCCGCACTACATCGTGCTGTTCTTCCTCCACATCGGCCTGATCGTCGCGGTGGTCATCGCCTGGTTCGCGGTGCTGTTCACCGGGCGCTACCCGCGCGGGCTGTTCGACTTCGTCGAAGGCGTCATCCGCTGGCAGAACCGGGTCGCCGGGTACGCCTTCACCCTCGTCACCGACACCTACCCGCCGTTTCGGCTGAGCGCCTGA
- a CDS encoding ABC transporter permease → MSAARSRLRPRDTVRVAFSGLRARPLRAVLSALGIAVGIAAMVAVVGISASSREQVNQQLDALGTNLLTVAPSQSFVSEAELPQESVDMVSRLEDVSSVSAVGIVPDSAVYRNDEIDPNQTNAIAVSAARTDLLDTVSATVASGRWLDDVLSAFPAVVLGSDTAELLGVSRTDGDVQVWLGGEWFTVAGVLDPVPLAPELDTSALIGWPVAESLLGFDGAPTTVYQRVAEGAIDEVRDLLPATVDPAAPEEVAVSRPSDALAAQAATDETLTTLLLALGGVALLVGGIGVANTMVIAVLERRSEVGLRRALGATRAHIRRQFLGESVLLAALGGGGGALLGGAATAAFASSRDWPFALPVWVLAGAAGATIVVGALAGAYPAARAARMPPTAALSAV, encoded by the coding sequence GTGAGCGCGGCACGGTCGCGGCTGCGGCCGCGCGACACCGTCCGGGTCGCGTTCTCCGGGCTGCGGGCACGGCCGCTGCGTGCGGTGCTGTCGGCGCTGGGCATCGCGGTCGGCATCGCGGCGATGGTCGCCGTCGTCGGGATCTCCGCGTCCAGCCGGGAGCAGGTGAATCAGCAGCTCGACGCGCTGGGCACCAACCTGCTCACGGTCGCGCCGAGCCAGTCGTTCGTCAGCGAGGCGGAGCTGCCGCAGGAATCCGTCGACATGGTGTCGCGGCTGGAGGACGTCAGCTCGGTCAGCGCGGTAGGGATCGTCCCGGACTCGGCGGTGTACCGCAACGACGAGATCGACCCGAACCAGACGAACGCGATCGCCGTCAGCGCGGCCCGGACCGACCTGCTGGACACCGTCAGCGCGACGGTCGCGTCCGGGCGCTGGCTGGACGACGTGCTCAGCGCGTTCCCGGCGGTGGTGCTCGGTTCGGACACCGCGGAGCTGCTCGGCGTCTCACGCACCGACGGCGACGTGCAGGTGTGGCTGGGCGGCGAGTGGTTCACCGTCGCCGGCGTCCTCGACCCGGTGCCGCTGGCGCCGGAGCTGGACACGTCGGCGCTGATCGGCTGGCCGGTCGCGGAGTCGCTGCTCGGATTCGACGGCGCGCCGACGACGGTGTACCAGCGGGTGGCGGAGGGCGCGATCGACGAGGTCCGGGACCTGCTGCCGGCCACCGTCGACCCGGCGGCGCCGGAGGAGGTCGCCGTCAGCCGGCCGTCGGACGCGCTGGCCGCGCAGGCCGCGACCGACGAGACGCTGACGACCCTGCTGCTCGCGCTGGGCGGGGTCGCGCTGCTGGTCGGCGGCATCGGGGTGGCCAACACGATGGTCATCGCGGTGCTGGAGCGGCGGTCGGAGGTGGGCTTGCGGCGGGCGCTGGGCGCTACCCGGGCGCACATCCGGCGGCAGTTCCTCGGCGAGTCGGTGCTGCTGGCCGCGCTCGGCGGCGGCGGCGGAGCGCTGCTCGGCGGCGCGGCCACGGCGGCGTTCGCGTCGAGCCGGGACTGGCCGTTCGCGCTGCCGGTGTGGGTGCTGGCCGGCGCGGCCGGCGCGACGATCGTCGTCGGGGCCCTCGCCGGCGCCTATCCCGCGGCCCGGGCCGCCCGGATGCCACCGACGGCGGCGCTGTCGGCGGTGTGA
- a CDS encoding response regulator transcription factor: MRVLVVDDEPVLRESLARSLRFEGYAVTTAADGVEALHRLPDVRPDVLVVDVMMPHLDGIEVCRRLRRDGDKTPVLMLTARDAVRDRVLGLDAGADDYLVKPFAHEELLARLRAMLRRTTSTGDEAPLLVGDLRLDPQTWQVRRADREISLTRTEFGLLELLMRHPRQVLTRAQLYEGVWGCDLDGSTNSLDVYIGYLRKKLEAGGEPRMLHTVRGVGYKLQGLTSDLAVGDRRTRAEP, from the coding sequence GTGCGGGTCCTTGTCGTCGACGACGAACCGGTGCTCCGGGAGTCCCTTGCGCGGTCGCTGCGCTTCGAGGGCTACGCCGTCACGACCGCCGCCGATGGGGTCGAGGCGCTGCACCGGCTGCCCGACGTGCGCCCGGACGTGCTGGTGGTGGACGTGATGATGCCGCACCTGGACGGCATCGAGGTGTGCCGGCGGCTGCGCCGCGACGGTGACAAGACGCCCGTCCTCATGCTCACCGCGAGGGACGCCGTCCGCGACCGGGTGCTGGGGCTGGACGCCGGCGCCGACGACTACCTGGTGAAGCCGTTCGCGCACGAGGAGCTGCTGGCCCGGCTGCGGGCGATGCTGCGACGCACCACGTCGACGGGTGACGAGGCGCCGCTGCTGGTCGGCGACCTGCGGCTGGACCCGCAGACCTGGCAGGTCCGGCGGGCGGACCGGGAGATCTCGCTGACGCGCACCGAGTTCGGCCTGCTCGAGCTGCTCATGCGCCATCCCCGCCAGGTGCTCACCCGCGCCCAGCTGTACGAGGGCGTGTGGGGCTGCGACCTGGACGGCTCCACGAACTCCCTGGACGTCTACATCGGCTACCTGCGCAAGAAGCTGGAGGCCGGCGGCGAGCCGCGCATGCTGCACACCGTCCGCGGTGTCGGCTACAAGCTTCAGGGACTGACGTCAGACCTCGCGGTCGGCGACCGGCGCACGCGCGCGGAACCGTGA